One Glycine max cultivar Williams 82 chromosome 6, Glycine_max_v4.0, whole genome shotgun sequence DNA segment encodes these proteins:
- the TCHQD1 gene encoding glutathione S-transferase TCHQD-like → MQLYHHPFDLDSQKVRLALEEKGIDYTSHHANPITGKNLDSSFFNMNPGGRLPVFQNGSHILYKTIDIIQYIERIAVFSSGSENISSSSREVIEWMQKIQEWDPKYFSLSHIPEKYRIYVSKFLRRVVIARMSESPELAGAYHKKLKEAYQTEEKLKEAAVLRRSKEHLIRLLDEAERQLSETPYLAGEEFTMADVMLIPVLARLVLLDLENEYITGRPNIAEYWVFVQQRPSYRKVIGRYFDGWKKHKTLLKTWCFVRIRSLLKRY, encoded by the exons CATCCATTTGATTTGGACTCCCAGAAGGTGAGACTTGCGTTGGAAGAGAAAGGCATTGATTATACATCTCACCATGCCAATCCCATAACTGGCAAGAACTTggattcttcattcttcaacatGAATCCCGGTGGAAGACTCCCTGTTTTCCAAAATGGGTCTCACATCCTTTACAAGACTATTGATATAATCCA GTACATAGAAAGAATTGCTGTGTTCTCCTCAGGGTCTGAGAATATCAGTAGCAGTAGCAGGGAAGTGATTGAATGGATGCAGAAGATACAAGAGTGGGATCCTAAGTatttttccctttcccatataccaGAGAAATACAGGATATACGTTTCCAAGTTCTTAAGGCGAGTGGTGATTGCTCGAATGTCCGAGTCCCCAGAATTAGCGGGTGCTTACCATAAGAAGTTAAAAGAAGCCTATCAGACTGAAGAGAAATTGAAAGAGGCAGCTGTATTGAGAAGGAGCAAGGAGCATTTGATTAGGCTGCTTGATGAAGCAGAGAGGCAGCTGAGTGAAACACCTTATTTAGCAGGTGAAGAGTTTACCATGGCGGATGTCATGCTCATTCCGGTGTTGGCTCGTTTAGTACTCTTGGATTTGGAAAATGAGTACATAACTGGCAGGCCCAACATTGCTGAGTATTGGGTTTTTGTTCAGCAGAGGCCTAGTTATAGGAAGGTGATTGGTAGGTATTTTGATGGTTGGAAAAAACACAAGACATTGTTGAAAACTTGGTGCTTTGTTCGTATTAGAAGTTTGCTGAAGAGGTACTAG